The stretch of DNA ATTTCGCACAATTTTAAAAACAGATTAAAAAAAGACGGTACAGCTCCCGTACAGATTCGGGCTTACCACAACAAAGCAAGAAAATATATTCCTACAGGAATTTTTGTAACCCCTGCTCAATGGAGCAAGAAATACAATAAGGTAATCGACCATCCCAACGCCTTGCAGTATAATGCTGAAATAAGAAGGCAATTGGACGAGCTGGAGGCTTATGCCTTAGAATGGATCAAAAAGCACGGGTCGATGACCTTGGAGCAGCTAGACAGCTATTTTAATTATGGCAATGTTCAATCCTTTACAGAGTTTTGGGAATACGAGCTGGCGCAAGATACCAAGCTGGAGAAAATTACCAAGAAAAAGCATCGCACGGCTTTAAATTATTGGAAGGGCTTTCAAAAAGATGTCAAATTTTCGGAATTAACCTATTCTTTAATTCACGATTTTGATACCTACCTCTATGCGCATAAGCTGCATGTCAATACGGTCTACACGCATCATAAGCAGGTGAAAAAATACATTAATTTGGCGATCCGAAAAGATTTATTGGACAGCAATAAAAATCCTTATCTGAAATTTAAGGCCAAGACGGTTCCTACAGAGCGGCTGGTTTTGTCTGAAGAGGAGGTAAAAAAAATAGAGGGGCTGACCTTTCGAGAGGAGGAGTCTTATTTGGATCTTATTCGAGATATGTTTTTATTCTCTTGTTATACGGGCTTACGCTTCTCTGATACTTGCGCTATCAGCTACGAAGATATAAATCATAGCGAAGAGGGCATGGTCTTAAATATAGTGGCTAAGAAGACGAGTAAACAGCTTCTACTGCCGTTGTACAAATTATATGAGTGCAAACCTGAGGCCATCATTAATAAGTACCGTGCTGAGGTGTTATATGATAAGGGCTTGGTCTTTCACAAATACTCCAATCAGTATTTTAACCGTGCTTTAAAGAAGTTGGCAAAACGGGCTGGCATCCAAAAGGCAATCACGAGCCACGTGGCTCGTCATACCTTTGCGACTAATTTGGCATCCAAAGTACCGATTCATATCTTAAAGGCAATTCTACAGCATTCTAAGATCGAAACGACCATGGTTTATTTGCATCTTTCTAATAAGCTGGTGAATGATGCTTTGGATAAGGTGGATTGGTAGAACGATAGAAACAGGTCGCTTTGATTTATAAGTGACTTGTTTGTTTTTGTAATGGATTGCTAAGATGGATTTTAGCTTTAGCCCATATGTGGTATTGACGTATATCTCTTGTTTGCCCGCAGTTTTATTTTTTTATGAATACTCTGCTTGTATAGGAATCTTTTAATAGGTCAATTTTGGGGATTAATTTCCATGCTTCATACATTTTGTTTTCCATTTTAACTAAATTACACAGGGGCTATTTTTCAACTGTACTCAGGGCGTTCAGTACAACAACATGATAAAATTAGTGGGATCCCACGACCCCACTTAATTTTGATCGCTAATTGTTGTACAGTGCTTTTTGTTTTATATGGTTGATATTTTAGAAATTTATGAAAAAAATTATTTCTCTCTTAATTGCTTTTTATCTTCGATGTCCTTTACCCATTTATCTAACTTTTCTTTCCATGATAGCTTTACAGGATGTTGAAAAGTTTCATTTTTAGTTTGTTCTTTTACAAACTCTAGTGTCTTGTCCATTGCATTTAGAAATAGTTCCTTATTTTCAAAGTCAGCTTCTATTTTAAATAAGAATGATGTATTTTTATCTAACCTATGTTCGAGGCTAAAAGTTGATTTTTCTTTGATGATTTTCCCTCCACTGATTTTGTTATGCTTTTTGCCAATAACTGATGAAGAGATTTTTTCAGCACAATCTTTAATAACGTCCCATAAAGCACTTCCACTTGCACCATATAGTAAGTTTTGTAAAACGCCCTCATTGATAAGAAGTAAGACTGTTATTTCTTCAAATGAGTTATAAGGTACTCCACTTTTATCATAAGAGCTAAACTCAATTTTTTGATTTTTGAACTTTGATTCAAATTGTTCTAAATCTTTAATATCAATCAATCCTTTGATATAATTTAGATGAATTACATTAGGACCTGTTTTTACACTTTTTTGTTTATCAAGAAGTTCTTTTAATTTTTCTTCTATTTGCTCTTCGCTTGAATGCTCTCCATACATTGCTTTTAGAGTCTGACGATATATGTCTTCCATATTCATAATTGAAGGTTTTGTTCTTAATAAAAAAGTTTATAATTTAAATGCTGTGCAACGGCCTCTGTATATGCTTTGGCACAAAGCATGCGCCATACAATATAGCTTTTCGGGAAGCAAAATCGTAGGTTTTGCAAGTAATTTACTTTCTAGTACTGGCAAAATCTATGATTTTGCGCTGTGTCACATGCGTTCATTCTTATAACGCTGTTTCCGGGATGTGCCATTGCCATATACAGATTGCTTAGATGCAGTTCTATTTTTTACATAAAATATGGGGTTGAACATTATAATCTCGACATGAACTAATAAAACTATTGATAAGCCAAATTATTTGAATGTGGTGAGAATTTTTGGAAGTTCCATTTGCAATTTTTTCCAATTTGTCTTTTAGTTTGCTTTTACTAAAAAATGGTGTAGCTAATATTACTTTTCTATTTGAGTTTGGAGTTGAATTAACTTTGTTATAAGCTTTTTTTATATCACTCCAATTATTATTTGTTCGAATACGTTTTATTGATGTGCTTTCATAGTTATTTTTCCATTTATTATCATATTTCTTTTTGTATTCAGAAAGTTCGGAGTTTAATCGGCCTAAA from Aureispira anguillae encodes:
- a CDS encoding site-specific integrase, producing the protein MIQFTISHNFKNRLKKDGTAPVQIRAYHNKARKYIPTGIFVTPAQWSKKYNKVIDHPNALQYNAEIRRQLDELEAYALEWIKKHGSMTLEQLDSYFNYGNVQSFTEFWEYELAQDTKLEKITKKKHRTALNYWKGFQKDVKFSELTYSLIHDFDTYLYAHKLHVNTVYTHHKQVKKYINLAIRKDLLDSNKNPYLKFKAKTVPTERLVLSEEEVKKIEGLTFREEESYLDLIRDMFLFSCYTGLRFSDTCAISYEDINHSEEGMVLNIVAKKTSKQLLLPLYKLYECKPEAIINKYRAEVLYDKGLVFHKYSNQYFNRALKKLAKRAGIQKAITSHVARHTFATNLASKVPIHILKAILQHSKIETTMVYLHLSNKLVNDALDKVDW